The DNA segment AGTTACACTATGTCatgttttgatgatgacaaacatTCTCAATGTACTAGGTATGGACCAGATGTGATCAGTGCATGTACGGAATCTGATTCTCAGGGGAAATAATTCTAGGTTTGTcattcatcaaaaagggggaaattgataagttatggtaCTTTGAGTTTTGATAATTTTCCAAATAGTCTTGAGGAACCAGTTGTGATCAGCTCCTTAGGTTCGGTTCTCATAAGGAATATGGCTGATTCATAGGGGGAACAATGTGGACATCTGGTTCTCAGGGGGAATATCAattataagtttgtcatcatcaaaaaagagaaaattgataggttacaagtaccttgggcataagtactttactttatattttgatgatctaacaaacttaccatctagaaccagataaggaacctgttacacatttatAAGACCTTAAGATCACAAAATTCTAGGTTAGGATCCAGTGTGGAATATAATTCAACTCTTCAAAGTGGAAGGAACAGGTCCCTACCAATTCCCAAGGAGACTGTATGAGGTCAACTCTCCAGTAGGAAAGTTGCTGCATGCACACGCTAGTGCACCGGAACAGTGCAGAAGACAACTTTCTatggaaggctttttacctaccttgattacatcattgtaagtgatgtcacacatgtaaAAATACAATCAAAGAATGTAAAACAtcttacttcatgagagaaccagataaagtACCTAAAGCATGCCTAGTACAATCATTCAAGataatcgactcaagataatctggcAGTGTGCCTTTAGATTCATaggaaccagattagggacctgatcACTTGGTGTTCCTctgacagaagtataagtcaaatatacagctggaaagcaactgcagaaagtgattgcctgcaactgtacacgtaacagtgcagcagtcacttcccattgggaaaaggcatgtactaaccaagatttgacatcaccattgtgataTCTTTTGCAGTATAAACCTGGTGCAAGGTATAAGACATTCTTTCAAGACTTgcaaaatcagaaaagaaaataATCTCTCAAGTACTTGCCACAActtctctcaagaacaaagctgctgcaacctcaaggaccggatccaaaattgaagatatcttaagtccttaggtttgttgagtttttgttatttgttctttatttgtaactcctatcttgctttcttagaagttgtgttttaggaaacccaaaatcacaaaccctctaagtttgtgtcttggctagagttagtcgagttgtgaagcctttgtaatagagttattacaaagtggcctGTAATAGtattattacaagttagagtgattaaAGTCTTTATAaatagagagtgacaaagtggcttatggtaagagtatcacaagttagttaaagtctttgtaactagagagtcataGTGGCATGTggtgagagtaccacaagttagttaagttgaatcttttgtaatagagttattacaaagtggtatgtaataggtgtttacaagttagtgaagttgaaagcctacaagtataggtcgtggtttttgtccccttgagttgggatttttccacgtaaaaatcttctGTGTTTTTTACTTACTGCCGAGCTACTGtgggaacaattagagaacctgattccctatactGGTTGGTTTTACAGTCTGTTGCTTATAGTGGGAACTTAAAGAGAATCTGGTTCTTTATACAGTGGGAACTTATCCTATGTCTCATTTACATACTGGTTCAGTAGTTAGCATTGTGGGATTtgatataggaccagatcccTATACAATTTGGTTCATTAGTGTCTGTAGTGGAAACTCATAGAAAACCCGATTCTTTATACAGTCTAGTGGATGCTTAGTTTCTAACAACAGTTCAAAGTGGTGCATTATCCAGCCATGGTTCATACAGTGCTCATTAGGGTCAGTCATCTCTCAGTACCCTTCCAGCTCATAGTTCATCTCGTGCACCATCAGTTTAGGGTTCATCTGTACCAGGTCCTTCTGATAGTTATTCTGATTCTCGGAGTCCGGCTCAGTACTCACCGCCATTCACAAGGAGGGGCTGTTTGGAGTatggagatttgggtcacataaaaatGCATTGGCCCTAACTTTCAGGAGGTCCAGCTCAGCAGAGGAGTTAGACTatgacttcagcaccagttacttcaccacttgCCGAGCCAACTCGGGGTGGggctcaggcagctaggggtctccctagagggggaggccgatcaggtggcaGCCAAGCCCGATTCTATGCTCTTCCTACCAGACCAGATGGCATTGCTTCAGACATAGTGATCATAGGTATTGTCTTAGTATGCCATAGAGATgtttctgtattatttgaccctagttccACTTATTTGTATGTATCATCGTATTCAGCTTGTTATCTAGATATGCCTCGTAAGTCCttagtttcatctgttcatgtatcaaCGCTGTTGGGCAACAGTATCATTGTAGACCGTGTATACCGGTCGTGTGCAGTGACTAAtgggggattggagactagatttgatctcttattgcttagtatggttgactttgacgtaatcttgggtatggattggtagTCTCCCTGTCATCCTATTatggattgtcacgctaagaccgtgacGTTGCGATGTCGGGGTTGCCAAGGATTGAGTTAAGAGGTTCCCTAGACTATGTTCCCAACAGAGCAATTTCATATTTGAAAACCTAACAGATGGTTGAGAGTTGtttatcttatttggcctttgtgagggatattgGTGCAGAtacccctactattgattctgttccaatggTACGAGACTTTCCGGATGTCTTTActatagacctgtcgggcatgctgcCCGACAGAGTTATTGAATTGGTtcggggcactcagcccatttcttttCCTCCATATCGTATAATACTAGCTGAGTTGAAGGAATTTaaggagcaactttaggaacttcttgataaggggtttattagtcctagtgtgtcgccttggggtgcacctgtttgttttttgaagaaaaaggatggtacTATGCTTATGTGTATTGACAATAGGCAAtcgaacaaagttacaatcaagaataagtttCCTTTGTCGcacattgatgatctatttgaccagcttcagggagcgagggtgttctccaagatttattTGAGGTCTaggtatcactagttgaagattcgggactcagataTTCTAAAGACATCATCTAGGACACgttatagtcattatgagttccttgtgatgtcttttgggctgaccaatgccccaacaatattTATGCACCTGATTAatagtgtatttcagccttatctcgactcatttattattgtattcattaatgatatcCTAGGGTATTCttgtagccaggaggagcatgcccaacatttgaggattgtgttgcagcagttgagagaggagaagctttatgccaagttatccaagtgtgagttttggcttagtttagtggcattcttgggcacGTGTTATCCAGTAAGTGGATTcgggtggatccaaagaagatagaggcgattcAGAGTTTGCCCAGAATGTCCTCAGCTATGGATATTcggagctttcttggtttggacGATTATTATCGTCGCTTTGTGgagggtttctcgtctattgTATTGCCTTACACCAAAttaacccaaaagggtgctcctttcaggtggttgGATGAGTATGAGGaaatctttcagaagctcaagactgccttgaccacatctCCAGTTCAAGTTTTGCCTTCAGCTTTAGgctcatatacagtgtattgtgatacttCTCAAATTGGTATTGCATGTGTCTTTATGtgggagggtagagtgattgcttattcTTTACGACAATTGATTTGGATTGATTGCTTCTTATATActgtttatgatttggagttggctgccatcgttcgtgcattgaagatttggaggcattatctctatagTGTGTCTTGTAAGGTATTTATAGATCATCGAAGTCTCCAaaacttgttcaaatagaaagatTTAAATTTGAGGTGGCAAatatggttggagctgctaaaggactatgatattactattctgtatcatacTGGGAaagccaatatggtggctgataCCTTGAGTATAAATGCaatgagtatgggtagccttgcattcattcctgtgggtgagagactgcttgcagttgatgttcaggccttggctaaccagtctgtgagattagatatttcggagcctagtcgggttctagcttgtgtgatttctcgggcttccttatatgatcacattaaagagtgccaatatgatgatcctcatttgcttttcCTTAAGGACATGATTCAGCATGGTGTGGGgatgatggagtgttgaggatgcacggtcggatttgtgtgcctaatgtagacgGATTACATGAGTGATTCTtaaagaggcccatagttcacagtattccattcattcgggtgtcgCAACGATGTActaggacttgaggcagcactattggtggaagagaatgaagaaggatatagtggagTTTGTAGCTTTGTGTCTTaactgttagcaggtgaaatatgtgCATTCGAGGCCAGGCGGATTGCTTTAGAGGCTTGAGATTCCGGAATGGAAGtaggagcgtatcaccatggatttcgtagttgggctcccacgtactttgaggaagtttaaTACTATTTAGGTGatcgtggatcggctgaccaagtttgcGTGATTCATTCCAGTTGgaactacttattcttcagagtggttggttGAGATTTACATCTGCGAGATTGTTTACCTTCACGGTGTGCTGGTGTCCATCATTTTAGATCGGGGCATGCAgtttacatcgtagttttggagaGTTGTGCAACAATATTTGGGcacccaagttgagttgagtgcagcatttcaccctcagacggacggacagtccgagcgcaccattaagatattggaggatatgttatgcgcttgtgtcattaatttcggGGGTACTTGGGATCAGTTGTTTCCACTCGTGGAGTtggcctacaacaacaactattagtcAAGCATTCATATGGCTCTTTAAttggctttgtatgggagatggtGTCTATCTcaggtgggttggtttgagccgggtgaggctagactattgggtatTGACTTGGTTTAGGATGGTTTGtacaaggttaaattgattcaggatcggCTTCGCACAgtgcagtctagacagaagagttacaccaatcagaaggtttgtgatgtttctttcatAGTTGGGGAGAAGGTACTacttaaggtttcacccataaaaggtgttatgagattcgagaagaagggaaagttgagccttCGGTATATTGGGCCATTTGAGGTACTTCAAAGGATTGGAAATGTGGCTTACAAGCatgccttgccacctagtttgtcgagtgtgcatccagtatttcatgtttctatgctccagaagtatgtcggtaatctgtctcatgttttggatttcagcacggttcatttGGAGGGCAGTTTGACTTGCGATGTAGAGCTGGTGGCCATTTTGGGTcggcaggttagaaagttgagatcaaaggatatagctttagtgaaggtGTTGTGGAGAGCTCAGCTAGTGgatgaggctacttgggagaccaagcgAGAGATCCAAAGCAGAtacccacacctatttgagactctaTGTATGTTTCTAgacacattcgaggacgaacgtttgtttaagagggggaggatgtaacgacccggtcggtcattttgagagttgtagacTTGTTCCTCCATTTACTACTCCTTTTGTGCTTTATAGCTATTATGTGACTTGCTGGGGTAGTTGGTTCGGGTCTGGAGAGATTCCGAAATGAATTGAGATACATAGTTTTAAGGTTGGAGGCTTAAGTTAAAATGGTTGACCTGATGTTTACTTATGTGTCAACTGCTCcgaaatggaattttgatggttccgttagctccgatgggtgattttggacttaggagtgtgtccagattgtgatttggaggtccgtaattgaattaggcttgaaatggcaaaaattggatttttagaaagtttgaccagaagtggactttttgatatcaggtcGGATTtggattccagaagttggagcaggtttatggtgtcatttgtgacttgtgtgcaaaatttgagatcaatcggacgtgatttgatagatttcggcATCATTTGTAGAAGATGGAACtccttagtttcattaggcttgaattgggataCGATTCGTGTTTTTtatgttatttgatgtgattttaagGTTCGACTAATTTCGTATCGTGTATTAGGACTTGttgatatgtttggttgaggtcacaGGGGGCTCGATTGATtgcggatggttaacggatcaaaaatgGGACTTGGTGTATGGATAAAGTAGGGAGTCTGATAGTGTAATCGCACCTACGGAGCTTTGGTAGCATGTGCGAGATGAGGAGTGCAAATGCGGCCAATATTGGGGAGGACTGTGGTTGCAGGTGCGAGGAGTTCTCCACACCTGCGTGGTCGCAGGTGTGGCGTGATGGGCACAGAAGTGGAGTGTGCGTAGGTGCGATGGGGATTTCCGCACCTCTGATTGTGTAGATGCGAGGGAGAGGACCATAGAAGCGGAGGCCCAGCTCTAGTGgttcaccgcagaagcgggagGATTGTCTCTTCTGCGATGCTGCAAATGCGGTTAATTTTCCGCATAAGCGAAAAGGCTGGATAGAACCATATATTCAAGGGTTCACAATTATTCTTCATTTTGAACATTTCAAGCTCGGgattgggcgatttttgagagAATTTTCAAGAggtttcttgaggtaagtcattTGTACTCATTTTTATTCAATAGTCTTGTTTCCCCATTGATTTTCCCACCTAGATTGTATGGTTTTGAGGTGGAATTTAggggtttgaggctagggatttggagagtttgatttggggatttaAGTGATGATTTGGGGTCGGATTATGGTAAATTTGGTACTGTTGAACTCGTGGTTGAATTGGCTTTCGTCTTTTGTGACTcttatcggatttcgagatgtgggctcggggtccggcttttgagttgactttttgagttttgattaagAGTTTAGTAATTTCTTATGGaattatgtcacgaccccaaatcgaTGGGTTGCAACGGGCACCTGGTACcatactcaactgagtaccaacataacatatcttttcatgtcatactatcatagataactgaggcgGAAGGTttccgtgagataagtagaatacaacatgtgataccaacttataaataagatatacgggcctataaggccaaaatgaccacttgtacactgaacataggttaacaaggtcatacaatcttttacatacatgacatctgtctacaagcctctaagaatacataattttcataaaggtcgggacagagtcccgccataccaaacaatacacatctaaatcatactaaccaaacaagcaactccgaagcaaatggagcgcaccaacatcttccgctgagctgatagcctacttggagggccctcgacctgtctatcgggacctgtgggcatgaaatgcaaCGTCCCTAAGCAAAAGGGGcgtcaatacaaataatgtaccgagtatgtaatgaatgaaaatcagtaaataatagacatgagagaaacatggagtaaaagactcgacatgtacatTTGCATAGCTCTGTGAATTATTTcatttttataatgtcatgcatatacgtataaatgtcataccatgcatgggtatatgtgttcataacatcaccaagcctctaagggcatcccatcatatcatctcggccactgtgggcaaatcatcaacatataccagttgatcaggtggtggtgcgtatataacgccgtaaccttttttccatatcccatatacatatatatatgcttatataatgccatctggtcatgggtcaatgtacatgtataaatgaatgcaatgcatgagaagtacgtcaataaaatctttcggaatgtcataagaccattttgcctttgattaatatcatgaataaactttttcaacttacgtatttttctgagacccatgaacagatgatagaatatgacacatggagaatcaagaacataagtatatttagcatttctatgaatagggTCATTTAtaaaaattgtgcatttgctcgtttcatttgtgtcgtatagatcatgccaaaagaaagaaggaatagccttaacatacctgagccaattctcttgacaatccctttaacacACGTCAATTTTGACAACAAATAACGGCGGATCAAAGTAGGAGAAAAATTAGTAtgatgttcttgagaaagattgtaacGTGCCCTCTTAGAATTGcaaatcccgttgctattacgCAGTGTaactttttatgaaaattttgtCCAAAATCCGTCACTTTGCATAAATAAACTCACGTTTCATTGTGATCAATTAGAAATCTTAGAGAGTCTTTGAATTCCAATCTTCATCCGTAAGCTTTTTGGCAAATTTATGTACTTTTCTCTTAGTTATACATAACAATCCTTGTAGGCCACCAATTCCTCTACACATGGCACAGGTATGTAAATGAGTAGTCATCACTTGGGCTTTATATGGTTGCCACATCATGCTTAAGAATTAtccaaatcattattaattatcAATTTTCTTAATTAACTTGGTAATTCCCTACTaaatcaataattaaccaattattcacataattaagaattatctcaaattacttaaaatattactcacttttaacacaccttatacacctcaaTATCATGGTCATATGGAACCTTGTATGGttctagtccataaatattgggtattatagctcggaccgtattttatcccaaattgtcaaAATTCGACgagactcattttcttcgattcacttaccctctcaccttcacgaattttctTATCACTTGTCTGGAATAGCATGAcgcttataatcccaaaataaatctcacTCCCAatcttacgtcgattaacttacgatgaagctttaacgtacgaaaatgtagaatgtaatatctcattatcggactttcatcaatttacttatgtcGTACTTTCACATATGAAAATGTGGGGTGTAacaaattgattcctttagcccaTATTGATTGTATTGCattatttgtggctagattcgacgCATTTGGAGGTCGTTTCGCGAGGCAAAGGTGTGTTGGAGTAGAaatttgctcggattgaggtaagtaatacttCTAAACTTGGCCCTGAGGGTCGAAATcccgaattatgtgttatataattggtgttgaggtgacacatatGTCATGTGACGGGTGTGTGAGTATGCACTCGATGCCATAGAACTGAATAGTTGATTTATCTTATTGTTACCCGCGTTTTCATCACCTGATAAAGTAATAGAGCTTCCAATCATGCTAGAAattatgtttaggctatatgtttgTACTGTTGGGACCTAtagtggtcatttcttgctgtTGACTTATTGATTACATTGCAATTTCGTACTCGGTCATATTTATtcattgcatatcatatctcagcctttgttgctatttattgatatgtcatatcattatttttgggctagtttcacGACATTGTGAGCTAGAGGGAGAGAGATACTAGAGATATTGATGATtaagtgaggctgagagcctgatttTGAGTGGGATTGGGCGGTACGTCGCAACATGTTTATTTGATTTATGCCTGGATTTggcttatgatagcgcttggaTTGAAAGAGCCCCTTTAGAGTCTGTACACACCACCA comes from the Nicotiana sylvestris chromosome 4, ASM39365v2, whole genome shotgun sequence genome and includes:
- the LOC138889679 gene encoding uncharacterized protein, with the translated sequence MSSAMDIRSFLGLDDYYRRFVEGFSSIVLPYTKLTQKGAPFRWLDEYEEIFQKLKTALTTSPVQVLPSALGSYTVYCDTSQIGIACVFMWEGRVIAYSLRQLIWIDCFLYTVYDLELAAIVRALKIWRHYLYSVSCKDRLRTVQSRQKSYTNQKVCDVSFIVGEKVLLKVSPIKGVMRFEKKGKLSLRYIGPFEVLQRIGNVAYKHALPPSLSSVHPVFHVSMLQKYVGNLSHVLDFSTVHLEGSLTCDVELVAILGRQVRKLRSKDIALVKVLWRAQLVDEATWETKREIQSRYPHLFETLCMFLDTFEDERLFKRGRM